The following are encoded in a window of Megalobrama amblycephala isolate DHTTF-2021 linkage group LG19, ASM1881202v1, whole genome shotgun sequence genomic DNA:
- the LOC125253694 gene encoding alanine--tRNA ligase, cytoplasmic-like isoform X1 yields the protein MALHLTFLCAKAFFCCQSTEKNTTSMDSSLTAAQIREKFIDFFRRHEHQYVHSSATIPLDDPTLLFANAGMNQFKPIFLNTIDPSHPMARLRRAANTQKCIRAGGKHNDLDDVGKDVYHHTFFEMLGSWSFGDYFKHLACKMALELLTKEFGIPIERLYVTYFGGHADAGLEPDLECKQIWLDLGMEESRILPGSMKDNFWEMGDTGPCGPCSEIHFDRIGGRDAAHLVNMDDPNVLEIWNLVFIQFNRESETVLKPLPKKSIDTGMGLERLVSVLQNKMSNYDTDLFIPYFEAIQKGTGARAYTGKVGAEDTDGIDMAYRVLADHARTITIALSDGGRPDNTGRGYVLRRILRRAVRYSHEKLGAQRGFFASLVDVVVESLGDAFPELRKDPDMVKDIINEEEAQFLKTLSRGRRILDRKIQSLGDSTTIPGDTAWLLYDTYGFPLDLTALIAEERGMEVDREAFEEEKKAAQLKSQGKGSGDEDHIMLDIYAIEELRNKGVAATDDSPKYKYTSDDNGNYEFEQAVGTVLALRRERAFVDEVTTGQECGVLLDKTSFYAEQGGQSFDEGYMLRENDSAEDRMEFTVKNTQVRGGYVLHIGTVYGTLKVGDHLTLHVDEARRRPIMSNHTATHILNFALRSVLGEADQRGSLVAPDRLRFDFTAKGAMSTDEVRRTEEIASNLIRDAKAVYALDAPLAAAKAIQGLRAVFDETYPDPVRVVSIGVPVEELLADPNSPAGSLTSIEFCGGTHLQNSGHAAPFVIVSEEAIAKGIRRIVAVTGAEAQKAQRKADALKLGLDAMAEKVKAQTAPNKDVQKEIADMTESLGTAVISQWQKDEMRDSLKGLKKIMDDLDRASKADVQKRVLEKTKEIIDSNPNQPLIVMEMESGASAKALNESLKLLKTNSPQTAAMLFTVDNDAGKIICLCQVPQDVANRGLKASEWVQEVCPLLDGKGGGKDMSAQATGRNTHCIQEALQLANEFARLKLGEN from the exons ATGGCTCTTCATCTCACATTTTTATGTGCCAAAGCTTTCTTCTGTTGTCAG TCCACCGAGAAAAACACAACCAGCATGGACTCTTCGCTGACTGCTGCACAGATCCGTGAGAAGTTCATTGACTTCTTCCGCCGTCATGAGCATCAGTACGTCCACTCATCAGCCACCATTCCGCTAGATGATCCCACTCTGCTCTTTGCCAATGCTGGGATGAACCAG TTCAAGCCCATCTTCCTGAACACCATCGACCCGTCCCACCCAATGGCCAGACTTCGGCGTGCTGCAAACACACAGAAGTGCATTCGTGCTGGCGGCAAACACAATGATCTTGATGATGTGGGCAAAGATGTGTACCATCACACTTTCTTTGAGATGTTGGGCTCTTGGTCCTTTGgtgattattttaaa CACCTGGCCTGCAAGATGGCACTGGAGCTGCTGACGAAGGAGTTTGGCATTCCTATTGAGCGCCTCTATGTGACTTATTTTGGTGGTCATGCTGATGCAGGCCTGGAGCCTGACCTGGAGTGCAAGCAGATCTGGCTGGACTTGGG AATGGAGGAGAGCCGTATTCTGCCCGGCAGTATGAAAGATAATTTCTGGGAGATGGGTGACACTGGTCCTTGTGGTCCATGCAGCGAGATCCACTTTGATCGCATTGGAGGTAGAGATGCCGCCCACTTGGTCAACATGGATGACCCGAATGTGCTTGAAATCTGGAACCTGGTGTTCATCCAGTTCAACCG GGAGTCGGAGACGGTGCTAAAGCCTCTGCCCAAGAAGAGCATTGACACAGGGATGGGACTGGAGCGCCTGGTCTCTGTGCTGCAAAACAAGATGTCCAACTATGACACTGATCTGTTCATCCCTTATTTTGAAGCCATTCAGAAG GGCACAGGTGCCAGGGCATACACAGGAAAGGTTGGTGCAGAAGACACAGATGGTATCGACATGGCATACCGTGTTCTGGCTGATCACGCTCGCACCATTACTATTGCCTTGTCTGATGGTGGTAGACCTGACAACACAGGCAGAGG CTATGTGCTGAGGAGAATTCTGCGTCGTGCAGTGCGATACTCTCACGAGAAGCTGGGTGCACAGAGGGGCTTCTTCGCCTCCTTAGTAGATGTAGTGGTTGAGTCCCTG GGTGATGCTTTCCCAGAGTTGCGGAAAGATCCTGATATGGTAAAGGACATCATCAATGAGGAAGAAGCACAGTTCCTCAAAACCCTTAGCAGGGGACGGCGTATTCTGGACCGCAAGATCCAGAGTCTTGGAGACAGCACGACTATACCAG GTGACACAGCCTGGCTGCTGTACGACACATATGGTTTTCCTCTGGACCTCACAGCCCTGATCGCTGAGGAAAGGGGAATGGAGGTGGACAGGGAGGCCTTTGAGGAGGAGAAGAAAGCTGCTCAG TTAAAGTCTCAGGGCAAAGGCTCTGGGGATGAGGACCACATCATGCTGGACATCTACGCCATTGAAGAGCTCAGAAACAAAGGTGTCGCTGCCACTGACGACAGCCCCAAGTACAAGTACACTTCAGATGATAATGGCAACTATG AGTTTGAACAGGCAGTGGGCACAGTGTTGGCTCTCAGGAGGGAGCGTGCATTTGTTGATGAGGTGACCACAGGTCAAGAGTGCGGAGTGCTGCTCGACAAGACCTCCTTCTATGCCGAGCAGGGTGGGCAGAGCTTTGATGAAGGCTACATGCTCCGAGAAAACGACTCTGCTGAGGAT AGGATGGAGTTCACAGTGAAGAATACTCAGGTGCGCGGAGGATACGTGCTGCATATTGGTACAGTATACGGCACACTGAAGGTTGGAGACCACCTAACTCTGCATGTGGATGAG gCTCGTCGTAGGCCCATCATGAGTAACCATACCGCCACACACATCCTTAACTTTGCTCTGCGTTCAGTTTTGGGAGAGGCAGATCAGCGGGGCTCTTTGGTTGCTCCAGACAGACTGCGCTTTGACTTCACAGCTAAAGGTGCAATGAGCACAGATGAAGTGCGGCGCACAGAAGAGATCGCCTCCAACTTGATTCGTGACGCCAAG gCGGTCTACGCTCTGGATGCTCCTCTTGCAGCAGCTAAAGCCATACAAGGTCTGCGGGCAGTGTTTGATGAGACGTACCCTGATCCTGTTAGAGTGGTGTCTATTGGCGTTCCAGTGGAGGAGCTGCTGGCTGATCCTAACAGCCCTGCAGGCTCACTCACCTCCATCGAGTTCTGCGGTGGAAC GCACCTGCAGAACTCTGGTCATGCTGCTCCATTTGTGATTGTATCAGAGGAGGCCATTGCTAAAGGAATCAGGAGGATTGTGGCAGTGACTGGAGCAGAGGCTCAAAAG GCCCAGAGGAAAGCTGATGCCCTGAAGCTGGGTCTAGATGCCATGGCAGAGAAAGTGAAGGCCCAGACTGCCCCAAATAAAGACGTTCAGAAGGAGATTGCTGATATGACAGAG TCCTTGGGCACTGCAGTGATCTCTCAGTGGCAGAAGGATGAGATGAGGGATTCCCTGAAGGGTCTTAAAAAGATCATGGATGACCTGGACCGTGCTAGTAAAGCTGATGTACAGAAGAGG GTCCTGGAAAAGACAAAGGAGATCATCGATAGCAACCCTAACCAACCTCTAATAGTGATGGAGATGGAGAGTGGAGCATCTGCAAAG GCTTTGAATGAGTCTCTGAAGTTACTGAAGACAAATTCACCACAGACTGCTGCTATGCTTTTTACTGTGGACAACGATGCAGGAAAAATTATCTGCTTGTGCCAAGTGCCTCAG GATGTTGCAAACCGGGGCCTGAAGGCCAGCGAATGGGTTCAGGAAGTGTGCCCTCTGCTGGATGGAAAAGGAGGCGGTAAAGACATGTCTGCCCAGGCTACGGGTAGAAACACGCACTGCATACAGGAAGCTCTGCAGCTGGCCAATGAGTTTGCCCGCCTCAAACTGGGTGAAAATTAA
- the tgm2l gene encoding protein-glutamine gamma-glutamyltransferase 2, with translation MARHSAILSDIDLQCYENNHAHRTEEMDVERLLVRRGQPFSVVLQCTEHIPQIPDHQLNLILHLGKNNEVVLKVLDSEQDHGKWWFSQRNAQGEVMLTLHSPADAPVGLYSMTVVLLSGDGQILEQTEPQTFYLLFNPWCKDDSVYLPSEELLQEYILNENGILYQGSWDDITTVSWNFGQFEKDVVDICFEVLDNSPAAMKNSEMDIVNRASPVYVSRTITAMVNANDDRGVVSGRWDGEYGDGVAPTRWTGSVPILRRWSEGGGQKVRYGQCWVFTGVACTVLRCLGIPTRCITNYSSAHDTDANISVDYLVNDQLESVSEGRKDSIWNYHCWVESWMKRDDLPEGYNGWQVLDPTPQERSDGVFCCGPCPVRAVKEGEVGLKYDIPFVFSEVNADLIVWIVHPDGERSQVSQNSKMIGRNISTKSVYGDVREDITANYKYPEGSMKEREVYKKAGRQVGQKNESPGELELFIKHAPAIHGTDFDVIIEVFNAGREDTDAQLTVTSNAITYNSIHRGECHRKTTSLTVPARKAHKEVLRLQYDHYGACVSEHHMIRVTALLQPTDQDNIILQEVNIPLKMPALHIKIIGNAIVSRKLTAHISFTNPLPVSLQGGVFTVEGAGLTEAREIKTHGKIEPGQAVTVKFSFKPTRAGLRKLLVDFDSDRLKDVKGEASIIVRTKKRNMNAVSEI, from the exons ATGGCCAGGCATAGTG CCATACTGAGTGATATAGATCTGCAGTGTTATGAGAATAACCATGCTCACCGCACAGAGGAGATGGACGTGGAGCGTCTGCTGGTGCGCAGAGGTCAGCCCTTCTCTGTAGTCCTGCAGTGTACtgagcacatcccacagatccCAGACCACCAGCTCAACCTCATACTACACCTGG GTAAGAATAATGAGGTGGTCTTGAAGGTGTTAGATTCAGAgcaggatcatgggaaatggtgGTTCAGTCAGCGTAATGCTCAGGGTGAGGTGATGCTGACCCTCCACAGCCCTGCTGATGCTCCTGTGGGTCTGTACAGCATGACTGTAGTTTTGCTCTCAGGTGATGGGCAGATCCTGGAGCAAACCGAGCCTCAGACTTTCTACCTGCTTTTCAATCCCTGGTGTAAAG ATGACTCAGTGTACCTTCCCAGTGAGGAACTGCTGCAggagtacattttaaatgaaaacggGATCTTGTACCAGGGCTCATGGGATGATATCACTACTGTATCCTGGAACTTTGGGCAG TTTGAGAAAGATGTGGTGGATATTTGCTTTGAAGTGCTGGACAATTCGCCTGCAGCCATGAAAAATTCAGAGATGGATATTGTCAACAGAGCAAGTCCTGTTTACGTTAGCAGGACTATTACTGCCATG GTGAATGCGAATGATGACCGGGGGGTGGTATCTGGGCGCTGGGATGGAGAGTACGGTGATGGGGTGGCACCCACACGTTGGACTGGCAGTGTGCCCATCCTAAGGCGCTGGAGTGAGGGTGGAGGACAGAAAGTGCGTTATGGGCAGTGCTGGGTGTTCACAGGAGTGGCCTGCACag TCCTTCGCTGTCTTGGCATTCCAACCAGATGCATCACTAATTACTCATCTGCTCATGACACTGATGCAAACATTTCTGTGGATTACCTTGTGAATGATCAACTTGAAAGTGTGTCTGAAGGCAGGAAGGACAGTATCTG GAATTACCACTGTTGGGTTGAGTCCTGGATGAAACGTGATGACCTCCCAGAAGGTTACAATGGATGGCAGGTGCTAGATCCAACGCCTCAAGAAAGGAGTGATG GAGTTTTCTGTTGTGGGCCTTGTCCAGTCCGTGCAGTCAAAGAGGGAGAGGTGGGGTTGAAGTATGACATCCCATTTGTGTTTTCCGAGGTGAACGCAGACCTGATCGTCTGGATTGTTCATCCAGATGGGGAACGATCTCAAGTGTCCCAAAACAGTAAAATGATTGGACGCAACATTAGCACTAAGAGTGTGTATGGAGACGTCAGAGAGGACATTACTGCTAATTACAAATATCCTGAAG GCTCAATGAAGGAGCGAGAGGTTTATAAAAAAGCAGGAAGACAAGTGGGCCAAAAGAACGAAAGCCCAGGAGAGCTTGAGCTTTTTATCAAACACGCCCCAGCTATCCACGGGACAGACTTTGACGTGATCATAGAGGTGTTTAACGCTGGCAGGGAGGACACAGATGCACAACTCACAGTCACGTCAAACGCAATAACCTATAATAGCATCCACCGCGGAGAGTGCCACAGAAAGACAACCTCTCTCACAGTGCCAGCTCGCAAAG CTCATAAAGAAGTATTGCGACTTCAGTATGACCATTATGGGGCATGTGTGTCTGAACATCACATGATAAGGGTCACAGCCCTCCTCCAACCCACTGATCAAGACAACATCATCCTGCAAGAAGTTAACATCCCCTTGAAAATGCCAGCACTTCATATTAAg ATTATCGGAAATGCGATTGTATCACGTAAACTGACAGCGCACATCTCCTTCACCAATCCTTTGCCTGTTAGTCTTCAAGGCGGCGTGTTTACCGTGGAGGGAGCaggactaacagaggccagagaaataaaaacaca TGGTAAGATTGAACCTGGTCAGGCTGTGACAGTTAAATTCTCCTTCAAACCCACCCGTGCTGGCCTGAGGAAACTGCTTGTCGACTTTGACTCGGACAGGCTGAAAGATGTCAAGGGAGAAGCCTCTATCATTGTTCGGACAAAAAAGCGGAATATGAATGCTGTCTCAGAAATCTAG
- the LOC125253694 gene encoding alanine--tRNA ligase, cytoplasmic-like isoform X2, whose product MDSSLTAAQIREKFIDFFRRHEHQYVHSSATIPLDDPTLLFANAGMNQFKPIFLNTIDPSHPMARLRRAANTQKCIRAGGKHNDLDDVGKDVYHHTFFEMLGSWSFGDYFKHLACKMALELLTKEFGIPIERLYVTYFGGHADAGLEPDLECKQIWLDLGMEESRILPGSMKDNFWEMGDTGPCGPCSEIHFDRIGGRDAAHLVNMDDPNVLEIWNLVFIQFNRESETVLKPLPKKSIDTGMGLERLVSVLQNKMSNYDTDLFIPYFEAIQKGTGARAYTGKVGAEDTDGIDMAYRVLADHARTITIALSDGGRPDNTGRGYVLRRILRRAVRYSHEKLGAQRGFFASLVDVVVESLGDAFPELRKDPDMVKDIINEEEAQFLKTLSRGRRILDRKIQSLGDSTTIPGDTAWLLYDTYGFPLDLTALIAEERGMEVDREAFEEEKKAAQLKSQGKGSGDEDHIMLDIYAIEELRNKGVAATDDSPKYKYTSDDNGNYEFEQAVGTVLALRRERAFVDEVTTGQECGVLLDKTSFYAEQGGQSFDEGYMLRENDSAEDRMEFTVKNTQVRGGYVLHIGTVYGTLKVGDHLTLHVDEARRRPIMSNHTATHILNFALRSVLGEADQRGSLVAPDRLRFDFTAKGAMSTDEVRRTEEIASNLIRDAKAVYALDAPLAAAKAIQGLRAVFDETYPDPVRVVSIGVPVEELLADPNSPAGSLTSIEFCGGTHLQNSGHAAPFVIVSEEAIAKGIRRIVAVTGAEAQKAQRKADALKLGLDAMAEKVKAQTAPNKDVQKEIADMTESLGTAVISQWQKDEMRDSLKGLKKIMDDLDRASKADVQKRVLEKTKEIIDSNPNQPLIVMEMESGASAKALNESLKLLKTNSPQTAAMLFTVDNDAGKIICLCQVPQDVANRGLKASEWVQEVCPLLDGKGGGKDMSAQATGRNTHCIQEALQLANEFARLKLGEN is encoded by the exons ATGGACTCTTCGCTGACTGCTGCACAGATCCGTGAGAAGTTCATTGACTTCTTCCGCCGTCATGAGCATCAGTACGTCCACTCATCAGCCACCATTCCGCTAGATGATCCCACTCTGCTCTTTGCCAATGCTGGGATGAACCAG TTCAAGCCCATCTTCCTGAACACCATCGACCCGTCCCACCCAATGGCCAGACTTCGGCGTGCTGCAAACACACAGAAGTGCATTCGTGCTGGCGGCAAACACAATGATCTTGATGATGTGGGCAAAGATGTGTACCATCACACTTTCTTTGAGATGTTGGGCTCTTGGTCCTTTGgtgattattttaaa CACCTGGCCTGCAAGATGGCACTGGAGCTGCTGACGAAGGAGTTTGGCATTCCTATTGAGCGCCTCTATGTGACTTATTTTGGTGGTCATGCTGATGCAGGCCTGGAGCCTGACCTGGAGTGCAAGCAGATCTGGCTGGACTTGGG AATGGAGGAGAGCCGTATTCTGCCCGGCAGTATGAAAGATAATTTCTGGGAGATGGGTGACACTGGTCCTTGTGGTCCATGCAGCGAGATCCACTTTGATCGCATTGGAGGTAGAGATGCCGCCCACTTGGTCAACATGGATGACCCGAATGTGCTTGAAATCTGGAACCTGGTGTTCATCCAGTTCAACCG GGAGTCGGAGACGGTGCTAAAGCCTCTGCCCAAGAAGAGCATTGACACAGGGATGGGACTGGAGCGCCTGGTCTCTGTGCTGCAAAACAAGATGTCCAACTATGACACTGATCTGTTCATCCCTTATTTTGAAGCCATTCAGAAG GGCACAGGTGCCAGGGCATACACAGGAAAGGTTGGTGCAGAAGACACAGATGGTATCGACATGGCATACCGTGTTCTGGCTGATCACGCTCGCACCATTACTATTGCCTTGTCTGATGGTGGTAGACCTGACAACACAGGCAGAGG CTATGTGCTGAGGAGAATTCTGCGTCGTGCAGTGCGATACTCTCACGAGAAGCTGGGTGCACAGAGGGGCTTCTTCGCCTCCTTAGTAGATGTAGTGGTTGAGTCCCTG GGTGATGCTTTCCCAGAGTTGCGGAAAGATCCTGATATGGTAAAGGACATCATCAATGAGGAAGAAGCACAGTTCCTCAAAACCCTTAGCAGGGGACGGCGTATTCTGGACCGCAAGATCCAGAGTCTTGGAGACAGCACGACTATACCAG GTGACACAGCCTGGCTGCTGTACGACACATATGGTTTTCCTCTGGACCTCACAGCCCTGATCGCTGAGGAAAGGGGAATGGAGGTGGACAGGGAGGCCTTTGAGGAGGAGAAGAAAGCTGCTCAG TTAAAGTCTCAGGGCAAAGGCTCTGGGGATGAGGACCACATCATGCTGGACATCTACGCCATTGAAGAGCTCAGAAACAAAGGTGTCGCTGCCACTGACGACAGCCCCAAGTACAAGTACACTTCAGATGATAATGGCAACTATG AGTTTGAACAGGCAGTGGGCACAGTGTTGGCTCTCAGGAGGGAGCGTGCATTTGTTGATGAGGTGACCACAGGTCAAGAGTGCGGAGTGCTGCTCGACAAGACCTCCTTCTATGCCGAGCAGGGTGGGCAGAGCTTTGATGAAGGCTACATGCTCCGAGAAAACGACTCTGCTGAGGAT AGGATGGAGTTCACAGTGAAGAATACTCAGGTGCGCGGAGGATACGTGCTGCATATTGGTACAGTATACGGCACACTGAAGGTTGGAGACCACCTAACTCTGCATGTGGATGAG gCTCGTCGTAGGCCCATCATGAGTAACCATACCGCCACACACATCCTTAACTTTGCTCTGCGTTCAGTTTTGGGAGAGGCAGATCAGCGGGGCTCTTTGGTTGCTCCAGACAGACTGCGCTTTGACTTCACAGCTAAAGGTGCAATGAGCACAGATGAAGTGCGGCGCACAGAAGAGATCGCCTCCAACTTGATTCGTGACGCCAAG gCGGTCTACGCTCTGGATGCTCCTCTTGCAGCAGCTAAAGCCATACAAGGTCTGCGGGCAGTGTTTGATGAGACGTACCCTGATCCTGTTAGAGTGGTGTCTATTGGCGTTCCAGTGGAGGAGCTGCTGGCTGATCCTAACAGCCCTGCAGGCTCACTCACCTCCATCGAGTTCTGCGGTGGAAC GCACCTGCAGAACTCTGGTCATGCTGCTCCATTTGTGATTGTATCAGAGGAGGCCATTGCTAAAGGAATCAGGAGGATTGTGGCAGTGACTGGAGCAGAGGCTCAAAAG GCCCAGAGGAAAGCTGATGCCCTGAAGCTGGGTCTAGATGCCATGGCAGAGAAAGTGAAGGCCCAGACTGCCCCAAATAAAGACGTTCAGAAGGAGATTGCTGATATGACAGAG TCCTTGGGCACTGCAGTGATCTCTCAGTGGCAGAAGGATGAGATGAGGGATTCCCTGAAGGGTCTTAAAAAGATCATGGATGACCTGGACCGTGCTAGTAAAGCTGATGTACAGAAGAGG GTCCTGGAAAAGACAAAGGAGATCATCGATAGCAACCCTAACCAACCTCTAATAGTGATGGAGATGGAGAGTGGAGCATCTGCAAAG GCTTTGAATGAGTCTCTGAAGTTACTGAAGACAAATTCACCACAGACTGCTGCTATGCTTTTTACTGTGGACAACGATGCAGGAAAAATTATCTGCTTGTGCCAAGTGCCTCAG GATGTTGCAAACCGGGGCCTGAAGGCCAGCGAATGGGTTCAGGAAGTGTGCCCTCTGCTGGATGGAAAAGGAGGCGGTAAAGACATGTCTGCCCAGGCTACGGGTAGAAACACGCACTGCATACAGGAAGCTCTGCAGCTGGCCAATGAGTTTGCCCGCCTCAAACTGGGTGAAAATTAA